In one window of Prevotella sp. E13-17 DNA:
- a CDS encoding family 43 glycosylhydrolase, producing MKKLLVLLCIAASCATTEAQRPRRMAFSSDTIMAHDPVMAYENGTFYMLSTGIGVQWATSRDRKTWTVQASPYIENLPAWTHDSVPGFKNHVWAPDVIKWHGQWWLAYSCSTFGKNNSAIGLMSAKALNGKWEDRGCIVTSKAKRDQWNAIDPNFVIDDNDQPWMTWGSFWDGIQIAKLDTTMHLASKPKTIARRYLPNDPKAAENPTSKFAGRNAIEAPFILKHGDFYYLFVSWDYCCRGSKSNYRVAVGRSKDVAGPYVDKQGRKMLEGGGCLFFEGDQKEFEAAGHCAAYDWNGESWFVCHGYAKKYNGGAILIQRLIKWSEDQWPYID from the coding sequence ATGAAAAAATTACTAGTATTACTTTGTATCGCTGCATCTTGTGCGACCACCGAAGCACAACGTCCACGTCGCATGGCTTTTTCAAGTGACACCATCATGGCACACGACCCAGTAATGGCATACGAGAACGGTACATTCTACATGCTCTCTACAGGCATCGGTGTGCAGTGGGCAACATCTCGAGACCGTAAGACATGGACCGTACAAGCCAGCCCTTACATCGAAAACCTTCCTGCCTGGACACACGACTCGGTGCCGGGATTCAAGAACCATGTGTGGGCCCCCGATGTTATCAAATGGCACGGACAATGGTGGCTGGCTTACAGTTGCTCAACTTTCGGAAAGAACAACTCAGCAATCGGTCTGATGTCGGCAAAAGCGCTGAACGGGAAATGGGAAGACCGCGGCTGCATCGTCACCTCAAAAGCAAAAAGAGACCAATGGAATGCGATTGACCCAAACTTTGTCATCGATGACAACGACCAACCTTGGATGACATGGGGCTCGTTTTGGGATGGTATTCAAATAGCAAAACTTGACACGACCATGCACTTGGCCTCAAAACCAAAGACCATTGCACGTCGTTATTTGCCCAACGACCCAAAGGCTGCAGAGAATCCCACATCAAAGTTTGCCGGCCGCAATGCCATTGAGGCTCCGTTCATACTAAAACATGGTGACTTCTATTACCTCTTTGTGTCTTGGGACTACTGCTGTCGCGGTTCAAAGAGCAACTACCGTGTGGCTGTGGGACGTTCGAAAGACGTGGCAGGCCCTTACGTCGATAAGCAAGGTCGCAAGATGCTGGAAGGTGGGGGATGCCTGTTTTTCGAAGGAGACCAAAAAGAGTTTGAGGCTGCTGGTCACTGTGCCGCCTACGACTGGAACGGAGAAAGTTGGTTCGTGTGTCACGGATATGCCAAGAAATATAATGGTGGCGCCATCCTCATACAACGCCTCATCAAATGGTCTGAAGACCAATGGCCCTACATAGATTAA